The stretch of DNA TTCTTGCGCGATGAAGGCGGCGTGCTCGCCATAGAGGTGGCAGCCCAAGAGGGTGCCTTGCTCGTCGGTGAGAAGCTTGATCATCCCTTCGGTGGCGTTGCCGGCATGGGCTTTGCCATTGGAGCGGTAATAGCCTTTGTGGCAGCGATAGGGGGTTGCTGCCTCTTTGCATTGGTCTTCGCTCAGGCCTACGCTTCCGGCTTCGGGATGGGTGAAGATGGCGGCGGGGATGAGGTCGAGGCGGATGCGATCGGGGGTGCCCAGGATGTGGTTCACGGCTCGGAAGCCTTGGAAGATGGCGGTGTGGGCGAGCATCTGCCGTCCGTTCACGTCGCCGATGGCGTAGACGCCGGGCACGTTGGTTTGCAGATTCTCGTCGGTGGAGATGCCTGCGGGGCTGTGGCGGATGTCGGTGGATGGGAGGTGGAGACCTTCGATGTTGGGCTTGCGTCCGGTGGCCATCAGGATGATGTCGGCATCGATGAAGGCGGCTTTGCCTTTCTTTTCGTAATGCAGGCGTAGGAGGCCTTCGTTTTTCTCGATGCGGCTCACGGCAGACTGGAAGGAGAAGTCGATGCCGCGCTGTTCGAGTTGTTTGCGCAGGCGTTTGGCGATGTCGCTGTCTAAAGCCGGGAGGCATTCTTTGAGGTATTCGACGACGCAGACTTCACTGCCCAAACTGCGATAGATGCTGGCGAACTCCATTCCGATGACGCCTGCGCCGATGACGCAGAGGCGTTGGGGGATGCGGGGGAGGTCGAGCAGCTCGGTGGAGGTGAGCACGCCGGGGAGGTCGATGCCTTCTATGGGTAGTTGTTTGGCGGTGGAGCCGGTGGCGATGAGGATGTTGTCGGCGGTGATTTCTTGGTCGTCGACGACGATGGTTTTGTTTCCGGAGAAATGGGCTTTGCCTTTTAGATAGGTGATTCCGGGCATGGCCATGATTTGTTCTACGCCTTGACGCAGCCGGTCGATGATGGCTTGCTTGCGGTCGATGATGGCCGGCATGTCGATGGAGAAGTCGGTGCTGGATAGGTGGATGCCGTAGGTGGCGGCGTCTCTGATGGTGTCGGCCACTTCGGCATGCTTACACAGGGTTTTTGTGGGGATGCAGCCGCTGTTGAGGCAGGTTCCTCCGGCGTCGTGGGCTTCGATGATGGTGACTTGAAGCCCTTTTCGTG from Prevotella sp. oral taxon 475 encodes:
- the lpdA gene encoding dihydrolipoyl dehydrogenase, which codes for MTKTDLIIIGSGPGGYRAAEYAARKGLQVTIIEAHDAGGTCLNSGCIPTKTLCKHAEVADTIRDAATYGIHLSSTDFSIDMPAIIDRKQAIIDRLRQGVEQIMAMPGITYLKGKAHFSGNKTIVVDDQEITADNILIATGSTAKQLPIEGIDLPGVLTSTELLDLPRIPQRLCVIGAGVIGMEFASIYRSLGSEVCVVEYLKECLPALDSDIAKRLRKQLEQRGIDFSFQSAVSRIEKNEGLLRLHYEKKGKAAFIDADIILMATGRKPNIEGLHLPSTDIRHSPAGISTDENLQTNVPGVYAIGDVNGRQMLAHTAIFQGFRAVNHILGTPDRIRLDLIPAAIFTHPEAGSVGLSEDQCKEAATPYRCHKGYYRSNGKAHAGNATEGMIKLLTDEQGTLLGCHLYGEHAAFIAQEVAVLMNLGATLDRLGDIVHTHPTLSEILQDMALRP